In Halalkalicoccus sp. NIPERK01, one DNA window encodes the following:
- a CDS encoding C-terminal binding protein, which translates to MTHRLLVSDTKVIDTEAIREELDASDVRLERTDARMPDDLIDVAAEIDGLVVDANTHVTERVISSLNSLEVVGRAGIGVDNVDVRAAADHGVTVVNVPDYCLDEVSTHALGLMLACVRRIPTFDRAVRDGTWDWTVGRPIDRLQGQTVGLVAFGKIARSLSRKLRGFDVDVLVYDPYVSEPEMAGFDVTKVSFRNLLDRSHVVSVHAPLTNETRGLFDVDAFSSMRENAVLVNTARGGIVDESALHGALVSGEIAAAGLDVREEEPPTATPLSELETVVFTPHVGWYSEASRSELTRSVFVDVLQVLDGGDPDHPVDPESSW; encoded by the coding sequence ATGACACATCGACTGCTGGTCTCGGATACCAAGGTGATCGACACCGAAGCGATACGGGAGGAGCTCGACGCGTCCGACGTGCGCCTCGAGAGGACCGATGCTCGGATGCCCGATGACCTGATCGACGTCGCGGCGGAGATCGACGGCCTCGTCGTCGATGCGAATACCCACGTTACTGAACGGGTCATTTCGTCGCTCAACAGTCTCGAGGTCGTCGGTCGGGCTGGTATCGGCGTTGACAACGTCGACGTGCGTGCCGCCGCCGACCACGGCGTCACCGTCGTCAATGTGCCCGATTACTGTCTCGACGAGGTGTCGACGCATGCGCTTGGATTGATGCTCGCGTGCGTGCGGCGGATTCCGACGTTCGATCGAGCCGTTAGGGACGGTACGTGGGACTGGACCGTCGGCCGGCCGATCGACCGGCTTCAAGGGCAGACGGTCGGACTCGTCGCGTTCGGTAAGATTGCCCGGAGCCTCTCGAGGAAGCTCCGCGGGTTCGACGTCGACGTGCTCGTCTACGATCCGTACGTATCCGAGCCCGAAATGGCGGGATTCGACGTAACGAAGGTATCCTTCCGCAACCTCCTTGATCGATCGCACGTCGTCTCCGTTCACGCACCGCTCACCAACGAAACCAGGGGTCTATTCGACGTCGACGCATTCTCCTCAATGCGTGAAAATGCCGTTCTGGTGAACACGGCGCGTGGCGGTATCGTCGACGAGAGCGCGCTCCACGGGGCGCTCGTTTCGGGCGAGATCGCTGCCGCCGGCCTCGATGTCCGCGAGGAGGAGCCTCCGACCGCCACGCCGCTATCGGAGCTCGAAACCGTCGTTTTCACCCCACACGTCGGGTGGTACTCCGAGGCGTCGCGCTCGGAACTCACCCGATCCGTTTTCGTGGATGTGCTCCAGGTTCTCGACGGAGGGGATCCGGACCACCCCGTCGATCCGGAATCTAGTTGGTGA
- a CDS encoding universal stress protein: MTLDTILVALETDGEHESLIEAVLNVATSADVSVVLGVVHPEETFESAVQGLDEPARSPDEVAKRSESVRSAIERFEAEGVSCKVRGAVGDPDELLVSMAEQIAADQLFIQGRKRTPAGKALFGSTAQAVLLNAPCPVTFVRQ, encoded by the coding sequence ATGACACTCGATACGATCCTCGTAGCCTTGGAAACCGACGGTGAACACGAGTCGCTCATAGAGGCGGTCCTCAACGTCGCGACGTCCGCCGATGTATCCGTGGTTCTCGGCGTCGTCCATCCCGAAGAGACGTTCGAGTCCGCGGTCCAGGGACTCGACGAACCCGCTCGATCCCCAGATGAGGTCGCCAAACGTAGCGAGTCCGTTCGCTCTGCTATCGAACGCTTCGAGGCCGAGGGCGTGTCCTGTAAGGTGCGTGGAGCCGTCGGTGATCCCGATGAGCTACTCGTTTCAATGGCAGAACAGATCGCTGCCGATCAGCTGTTCATTCAGGGACGTAAACGGACGCCCGCCGGGAAAGCGCTCTTCGGCAGTACGGCTCAAGCCGTACTGCTGAACGCCCCATGTCCCGTCACTTTCGTCCGGCAGTGA
- a CDS encoding aldo/keto reductase, with protein sequence MLDDSQHRLGFGTYSLTGEGGIETMTAAIESGYRHIDTARLYGNEPEVGDAIDRASVDRKDLFVATKIGHFEEPEKTPEYVRSGVEESRERLDVETIDLLYHHWPRRSGEIETVLPVFEELVEAGAVDRIGVSNYTIDDVRRARDLIDVPLYANQVEMHPLLQQHELHAFLRENDIHLVAYSPLAQGTVFDVPELTEIAEKHGTSAATVSLAWLLDKDGVVPIPRSSDVAHARANLDARDLELDREDLDRIESVDDTVRCEDPDWMEW encoded by the coding sequence GTGCTCGACGATAGCCAGCATCGACTCGGTTTCGGAACGTACAGCCTTACCGGCGAGGGCGGCATAGAGACGATGACCGCCGCAATCGAGTCGGGCTACCGCCACATCGACACGGCCCGTCTCTACGGTAACGAGCCGGAGGTTGGCGACGCGATTGACCGCGCGTCGGTTGACCGTAAGGATCTCTTCGTGGCCACGAAGATTGGTCATTTCGAGGAACCGGAGAAGACGCCTGAGTACGTCCGTTCGGGTGTCGAAGAGAGCAGAGAGCGACTCGACGTAGAGACGATCGACCTGCTCTATCACCACTGGCCACGTCGATCCGGCGAGATCGAAACAGTGCTACCGGTCTTCGAGGAGTTGGTTGAAGCCGGTGCCGTCGATCGCATCGGCGTCAGCAACTACACGATCGACGACGTTCGACGCGCCCGGGATCTCATCGATGTCCCGCTGTACGCGAATCAGGTCGAGATGCATCCACTCCTCCAGCAGCACGAACTTCACGCGTTCCTCCGTGAGAACGATATCCACCTCGTAGCGTACTCGCCGCTCGCACAGGGGACGGTGTTCGACGTTCCGGAACTCACGGAGATAGCCGAGAAACATGGGACATCGGCCGCAACCGTGAGCCTCGCCTGGTTGCTCGACAAAGACGGCGTCGTACCGATCCCCCGGTCGAGTGACGTCGCTCACGCTCGGGCGAATCTCGACGCGCGCGACCTCGAACTCGATCGGGAAGACCTCGATCGCATTGAGTCGGTCGACGACACCGTCCGCTGTGAGGACCCGGATTGGATGGAGTGGTAA
- a CDS encoding IclR family transcriptional regulator, protein MVNNESRTVEAVNITLKILEELERQNGARVTELSSELGYSKGTIHSHLATLLNREYVAKRGNVYRLGLRFLKLGQVVADRIEFYDIIKEELEDMVEQCGELSQFAIEEHGKAVYLHKAEGDKAVQTASTVGAREYMHCIALGKAILAHMPEERVDEIIDTHGLPKYTERTITTQPELKDELQEIRERGYAYDDEEKIDGLRCVAAVVKPNDELIGAVSVSGPASRMEGKRYREEIPNLVTRAANVIEINSKFS, encoded by the coding sequence ATGGTCAATAACGAATCACGCACGGTAGAAGCAGTCAATATCACACTGAAGATTCTCGAGGAACTGGAGCGGCAAAACGGGGCACGAGTAACCGAATTATCATCCGAACTAGGATATTCGAAAGGAACGATACACAGCCATTTAGCTACGCTTCTGAATAGGGAGTACGTCGCTAAACGAGGGAACGTCTACCGATTGGGTCTCCGATTTCTCAAACTCGGCCAAGTGGTGGCGGATCGGATTGAATTCTACGACATCATCAAAGAGGAATTGGAAGATATGGTTGAGCAGTGTGGAGAACTATCCCAATTTGCGATTGAAGAACACGGCAAAGCGGTATATCTACACAAAGCAGAGGGTGATAAAGCGGTACAGACCGCCTCTACGGTTGGTGCCCGCGAATACATGCACTGTATCGCGCTCGGAAAAGCGATACTGGCCCATATGCCCGAAGAGCGTGTCGACGAAATCATCGATACGCATGGTCTTCCAAAGTACACCGAACGGACGATCACGACTCAACCAGAACTCAAAGACGAACTGCAAGAGATCCGCGAACGTGGCTACGCGTACGACGACGAGGAGAAGATCGATGGACTTCGCTGTGTCGCTGCGGTGGTCAAACCGAACGACGAACTCATCGGAGCGGTCAGTGTCTCCGGTCCAGCGAGCCGAATGGAGGGAAAGCGGTACCGTGAGGAGATCCCAAACCTCGTGACGCGGGCAGCGAACGTCATCGAGATCAACTCGAAGTTCTCCTGA